Proteins encoded within one genomic window of Anastrepha ludens isolate Willacy chromosome 4, idAnaLude1.1, whole genome shotgun sequence:
- the LOC128861141 gene encoding mucin-2-like produces MSHNKRFFLIAIFYLLAPIIHRHVIAALTGQCNECFTNGIACLDEQNFTVCFNTSTTVRTSCPMGTVCTAEESICQATAQGAVPVCYEDRCGKCSSVNSNFACLDEAIYAFCYDGKTPAQSSINYCPLGYVCNLNNSQICSSAQTSMPSCIPRSIDTTTAATSTGSTTDSTSDTTTDTTTDTTTDTTTDITTDTTTDTTTDTTTDTTTDTTTDTTTDITTDTTTDTTTDTTTDATTVITTDTTTDTTADITTDTTTDTTTDTTTDVTTDTTTDTTTDTTTDTTTDITTDTTADTTTDTTTDKTTDTTTDTTTDTTTDTTTERTTETATDTKTDTTTDTTTDTTTDTTTDTTTNTTTDTTTDTTTDTTTDTTIDTTTITTTDTTTDTMTDTTTDSTTDTTTARTTDTTTSTTTDSTTVTTISTTAATTTTTTTIPTTSTASSTTAAPTDPNTFCADMGKTGNFRPDGDTTCSVYIYCYMLSGQYLGWKYSCSYYFNAATGKCQKERPVDC; encoded by the exons ATGTCGCATAATAAACGGTTCTTTTTAATTGCGATTTTCTAC CTGCTCGCTCCCATCATTCATCGCCATGTCATCGCAGCACTGACGGGTCAATGTAATGAGTGCTTTACGAATGGCATCGCTTGTTTGGATGAGCAAAATTTTACAGTTTGCTTCAACACATCTACCACTGTACGTACATCTTGTCCCATGGGAACGGTTTGCACAGCCGAAGAAAGTATTTGTCAGGCCACCGCTCAAGGTGCTGTTCCTGTTTGCTATGAGGATCGTTGCGGAAAATGTTCATCCGTCAATAGTAATTTCGCTTGTCTCGACGAGGCCATTTATGCTTTCTGTTATGATGGCAAAACACCTGCACAAAGTTCAATTAATTATTGTCCGCTTGGTTATGTGTGCAATTTGAACAATTCCCAAATTTGCTCATCCGCGCAAACTTCAATG cCATCGTGTATACCAAGAAGCATCGATACTACGACAGCTGCAACATCAACTGGCTCAACAACAGACTCAACAAGTGATACAACAACTGACACAACAACTGACACCACAACTGACACAACAACCGATATAACAACAGACACAACAACCGATACAACAACCGATACGACAACAGACACAACGACAGATACAACAACGGATACAACAACAGACATAACAACCGATACAACAACAGACACAACGACAGATACAACAACGGATGCAACAACAGTCATAACAACTGACACCACAACTGACACAACAGCCGATATAACAACAGACACAACGACAGATACAACAACGGATACAACAACAGACGTAACAACCGATACAACAACAGACACAACGACAGATACAACAACGGATACAACAACAGACATAACAACCGATACAACAGCAGACACAACGACAGATACAACAACGGATAAAACAACGGATACTACAACCGATACAACAACTGACACAACAACGGACACAACAACTGAAAGAACAACTGAAACAGCAACTGATACAAAAACTGATACAACAACCGATACAACAACAGACACAACAACAGATACAACAACAGACACAACGACAAATACAACAACCGATACAACAACAGACACAACAACAGACACAACGACAGATACAACAATCGATACAACAACGATCACAACAACGGATACAACCACAGACACAATGACAGACACAACAACGGATTCCACAACTGATACTACAACCGCTAGAACAACTGACACAACAACATCCACAACAACCGACTCAACAACCGTAACAACAATATCCACAACAGCCGCAACTACAACCACCACAACCACCATCCCAACAACAAGCACAGCATCTAGTACGACAGCAGCTCCAACAGATCCGAATACATTCTGTGCTGATATGGGCAAAACAGGCAACTTCAGACCTGATGGTGATACAACGTGTTCTGT cTACATTTATTGTTACATGCTATCCGGTCAATATCTAGGTTGGAAATATAGCTGTTCCTACTATTTTAACGCAGCAACTGGAAAATGCCAAAAAGAACGCCCCGTAGAttgttaa